The following coding sequences are from one Novipirellula caenicola window:
- a CDS encoding threonine/serine exporter family protein, giving the protein MSGLRFPTPNPWQNSLSQSDAVPSEPSTPTGKSAINAFLIHAAMILHRYGTPSHRLERVMTQVASSLGVEAVFLYTPTALVISITNGANEETVVRRVDSREMHVDKLFQADDVLGKLERGEITIKIAASRLREIDHSEPTYRFIPFAIACATGCGVLATLFQGSLAEVLAAMVIGLVIAVIERTAERFSGEPSLLHPISGFVAAILSLAIARFVVPIDDRLVTLAGLVVLLPGLRLTVALTELAVGHLSAGVARLAGAIVMLFTLLLGAAIAWRFALPWRDIPEKIAVTGTYWQWIALLIAPMAFAIIFQARMAQWPAIFSVSMLGILVLRSVDPHYGSEVASFSAALAVGCGSNLYARFRGRPALIVQTPAMIILVPGSFGYRSLIAMLDHETIAGIEIGFHTVMIAMCLVGGLLMSNALVPPNRIL; this is encoded by the coding sequence ATGAGTGGCTTACGATTTCCGACGCCAAATCCGTGGCAAAATTCTCTTTCCCAGTCCGACGCAGTGCCAAGCGAACCATCCACTCCCACCGGAAAGTCAGCGATCAACGCGTTTCTGATTCACGCGGCAATGATATTGCATCGCTACGGAACGCCCTCGCACCGGCTCGAGCGTGTGATGACACAAGTGGCATCATCGTTGGGGGTGGAAGCGGTGTTTCTGTATACGCCCACAGCACTGGTGATCTCGATCACCAACGGAGCCAACGAAGAGACGGTGGTTCGCCGCGTGGATTCACGCGAAATGCATGTCGACAAGCTGTTCCAAGCCGACGATGTCTTGGGAAAGCTCGAGCGGGGCGAAATCACGATCAAAATCGCCGCTTCACGTCTTCGCGAGATTGATCACAGCGAACCGACGTATCGGTTCATTCCCTTTGCGATTGCCTGCGCGACCGGCTGCGGCGTGCTAGCTACGCTGTTCCAAGGTTCGCTCGCCGAAGTGTTGGCCGCGATGGTGATTGGATTGGTCATCGCCGTGATCGAACGGACAGCCGAACGATTCAGTGGCGAACCAAGCCTACTGCATCCAATCTCGGGTTTTGTGGCAGCGATCTTGTCGCTTGCCATTGCCCGCTTCGTCGTCCCGATTGATGACCGCTTGGTCACGCTCGCGGGGTTGGTCGTGCTGCTGCCAGGACTCCGGCTAACCGTCGCCCTTACCGAGTTGGCGGTAGGGCATTTGTCGGCAGGCGTGGCGAGGCTCGCCGGCGCGATTGTGATGTTATTTACATTGCTGCTGGGCGCCGCGATCGCTTGGCGTTTTGCACTCCCGTGGCGTGACATCCCAGAGAAAATTGCGGTCACAGGAACCTATTGGCAATGGATCGCGTTGTTGATTGCTCCGATGGCGTTTGCCATCATCTTTCAAGCTCGCATGGCTCAGTGGCCTGCGATCTTCAGCGTATCGATGCTGGGAATCTTGGTCCTTCGCTCGGTGGATCCTCACTATGGCTCGGAAGTCGCCTCGTTCTCCGCAGCACTGGCGGTTGGATGTGGCAGCAACCTGTACGCTCGTTTCCGTGGTCGTCCCGCGTTGATTGTGCAAACCCCCGCAATGATCATCCTGGTTCCAGGGTCGTTTGGCTATCGATCGCTGATCGCGATGTTGGACCACGAAACCATCGCGGGTATCGAGATTGGTTTTCACACCGTGATGATTGCGATGTGTTTGGTCGGTGGGTTGCTGATGTCCAACGCGTTGGTGCCACCGAACCGCATTCTTTAA
- a CDS encoding DUF3293 domain-containing protein produces the protein METSAQQLDDAYRQTIYWCELPEQSVAIRIGHTHPVLDDALRNEAVNEWAFITAYNPHSTLKTPPQNRATNEQLECEIVRLGYSYWHGTGIDPKGQWPPEASFLVVGIDHSTAADIGRKYHQNAIVIGRVGGAAELLFLTSAPGCR, from the coding sequence ATGGAAACCTCCGCTCAACAGCTGGACGATGCCTATCGGCAAACGATCTATTGGTGCGAATTGCCGGAACAATCCGTTGCAATTCGCATTGGCCACACACATCCCGTGCTAGACGATGCACTGCGAAACGAAGCGGTGAACGAGTGGGCCTTCATCACCGCCTATAACCCTCATTCGACTCTAAAGACGCCGCCACAAAATCGTGCAACGAACGAGCAATTAGAGTGCGAGATCGTCCGTCTCGGCTACTCCTACTGGCACGGCACCGGCATCGACCCCAAGGGGCAATGGCCGCCTGAGGCCAGTTTTTTGGTCGTCGGAATCGATCATTCCACCGCAGCCGATATCGGCAGGAAATACCACCAGAACGCGATCGTCATCGGACGTGTCGGTGGTGCTGCGGAATTGCTCTTTTTGACTTCTGCACCTGGATGTCGCTGA
- the modA gene encoding molybdate ABC transporter substrate-binding protein, with protein sequence MNRISLLAGGSVIVFVICMALLFATDGDRTSDGGFDSRPLMLYCAASNRAVMDKVIRDYQLEFQRRIHVQYGPSQTLLSSIAVSKTGDLFLPADDSYLKIAEQKQLVVQQFPIAMMHAVVGVRKDNPHSISKLDDLLQDDIRFVQASPDSAAIGKVTQTALKRLGRWDAIDAATIGYRTSVNEVANDIEAGSADAGIVYDAVLHTYPNLSFVRIAELKDAASQVSIGIIATTRHREAAAHFARYVSRSARSREHYKNYGFDTSQ encoded by the coding sequence ATGAATCGAATTTCGTTACTAGCCGGCGGATCGGTGATCGTCTTCGTCATTTGCATGGCGTTGCTGTTTGCTACCGATGGAGACCGGACTTCGGATGGCGGTTTCGATTCGCGGCCTTTGATGCTGTACTGCGCCGCCAGCAACCGAGCGGTGATGGACAAGGTCATCCGGGATTACCAACTCGAGTTTCAGCGGCGAATCCATGTCCAATACGGCCCTTCGCAAACCTTGTTGTCATCGATTGCCGTCAGCAAGACGGGCGATTTGTTTCTGCCTGCGGACGACAGCTACTTGAAGATCGCGGAACAGAAGCAGCTTGTCGTACAGCAATTCCCGATCGCGATGATGCATGCCGTGGTGGGTGTTAGAAAAGACAACCCTCACTCGATTTCTAAACTCGACGACTTGCTGCAAGACGACATTCGCTTTGTTCAAGCGAGTCCCGACTCGGCCGCGATCGGCAAGGTGACTCAGACGGCACTGAAGCGTCTGGGACGCTGGGACGCGATCGATGCGGCGACCATTGGATATCGCACTTCGGTCAACGAGGTGGCGAACGACATCGAAGCAGGGTCCGCCGACGCGGGCATCGTTTACGACGCGGTGCTGCACACCTATCCCAACCTCTCGTTCGTCCGGATCGCAGAACTCAAAGACGCCGCTTCGCAGGTTTCGATCGGAATCATCGCAACGACTCGGCATCGCGAAGCGGCGGCGCACTTTGCCCGCTACGTTTCCCGTAGTGCTCGCTCGCGCGAGCACTACAAGAATTACGGCTTTGACACCAGCCAATGA
- a CDS encoding LamG-like jellyroll fold domain-containing protein, giving the protein MSRLLLHCSVFSLLILCLPNAHAHEGPHPHVHSQSHGHGEAGKFFTTRKSSRVLPLAKEEDVFHFVVYGDRTGGVPAGLKVLEQAVIDTNLLDPDLVMTVGDLIQGYNDAPLWMEQMAEYKEIMDRLKMQWFPVAGNHDVYWRGEGKAPQGQHETNYEKHFGPLWYTFQHKNAGFVVLYSDEGDAATNEKGFNEGRLQKMSPEQLDFLRQSLEKHKNLDHVFLFLHHPRWIGAGYTDGNWDEVHGILKDAGNVSAVFAGHIHHMRFDGPKDGIAYYTLATTGGHLSADIPEAGYLHHLNVVTVRKESVTVAALPVGSVIDPTEFTPEFLADVDKARKIRPVEVDNNLTLQIDGSASGELTFSLTNTSAQPIEVTASLDPVNRDWITTLDHQHLEIEAGKTIQMSFGLQRKADLQSELTNPRIRMDLHYVGQSTRINLPPTSTPVSMKLAAVPADYFSGSENHCLNVVDERSAVRVDSSELKLPNGPFTLEAWVNPVQAAGHRGLIAKTQQSEFAFFMDEGVPQFDVNLKGKYYSAKATDVLPVNQWSHLAGVYDGSEVKLYINGALAGSKKATGKRTTNKLPLFIGADPDTQGQPTRPFLGKIDEVRVSKKAIYASDFKPERRLAAGSDTVLMLHLDRQFGPFVLDQSTSAAKGTLGVNAKLVPVQ; this is encoded by the coding sequence ATGTCACGACTACTTTTGCATTGCTCCGTTTTCTCGCTGTTAATTCTGTGTCTTCCAAACGCCCACGCTCATGAGGGCCCGCATCCTCATGTGCACAGCCAGAGTCATGGTCACGGTGAAGCGGGTAAATTCTTTACGACCCGCAAATCATCGCGAGTTCTGCCGCTGGCTAAAGAAGAGGATGTCTTTCACTTCGTCGTGTATGGCGATCGCACCGGAGGTGTGCCTGCAGGTTTGAAGGTGCTCGAACAAGCGGTCATCGATACCAATTTGCTTGATCCCGATTTGGTCATGACCGTGGGCGATTTGATCCAAGGCTACAACGACGCGCCGTTGTGGATGGAACAGATGGCTGAGTACAAAGAGATCATGGATCGTTTGAAGATGCAGTGGTTTCCCGTCGCGGGAAATCATGACGTCTATTGGCGCGGTGAGGGCAAAGCTCCCCAAGGCCAACATGAAACCAATTACGAAAAACATTTCGGGCCGTTGTGGTATACATTCCAGCACAAGAACGCTGGGTTTGTGGTGCTGTACAGTGACGAAGGGGACGCGGCCACCAACGAAAAAGGATTCAACGAGGGCCGATTGCAAAAGATGAGCCCCGAGCAGCTTGACTTTTTGCGTCAGTCGCTCGAAAAGCACAAAAATCTCGACCACGTCTTTTTGTTCCTGCATCACCCACGCTGGATCGGCGCCGGTTATACCGATGGCAATTGGGATGAAGTTCACGGGATTTTGAAGGATGCGGGAAACGTCAGCGCCGTTTTCGCCGGGCACATTCATCACATGCGTTTTGATGGGCCCAAAGACGGGATCGCCTATTACACTTTGGCGACCACCGGGGGCCATTTGTCGGCCGATATTCCGGAGGCCGGTTACCTGCATCACTTGAACGTGGTGACGGTTCGTAAAGAAAGTGTCACGGTGGCGGCATTGCCTGTCGGTTCGGTCATCGATCCGACCGAATTCACTCCCGAATTTCTTGCCGATGTCGACAAGGCACGCAAGATTCGGCCTGTAGAGGTTGACAACAATCTCACCTTGCAAATCGACGGATCCGCGTCGGGCGAGTTGACGTTCTCGTTGACAAACACTTCGGCCCAACCGATCGAAGTCACCGCGTCACTGGACCCCGTGAACCGAGATTGGATCACGACGCTCGATCATCAACATCTCGAGATTGAAGCAGGGAAAACAATCCAAATGTCGTTCGGGTTGCAACGCAAAGCGGATTTGCAGTCCGAACTGACCAACCCACGCATCCGCATGGATCTTCACTATGTGGGCCAATCGACACGGATTAATTTGCCGCCGACTTCGACTCCCGTTTCGATGAAGCTGGCTGCGGTTCCAGCCGACTATTTCAGCGGCAGCGAGAATCATTGTTTGAACGTTGTCGATGAGCGATCTGCCGTGCGAGTCGATTCTTCGGAACTGAAGCTCCCCAACGGACCGTTCACGCTCGAAGCTTGGGTGAACCCGGTTCAAGCCGCCGGCCATCGCGGATTGATTGCCAAGACACAGCAGAGTGAGTTCGCGTTCTTTATGGATGAGGGCGTGCCACAATTTGATGTGAATTTAAAAGGCAAATACTACAGTGCCAAAGCCACCGATGTGTTGCCGGTGAACCAGTGGTCTCACTTGGCCGGCGTCTATGACGGAAGCGAAGTGAAGTTGTACATCAACGGAGCCCTTGCCGGTTCCAAAAAGGCCACCGGCAAGCGAACGACCAACAAATTGCCACTGTTCATCGGAGCTGATCCCGACACGCAGGGGCAACCCACGCGTCCGTTCCTGGGCAAGATCGATGAAGTGCGTGTGTCAAAGAAGGCGATCTACGCATCCGACTTCAAACCCGAGCGACGTTTGGCCGCTGGATCCGATACCGTGCTGATGCTGCATCTCGATCGGCAATTTGGGCCGTTTGTTTTGGATCAGAGCACGTCGGCAGCGAAGGGAACCCTCGGCGTGAATGCCAAGCTCGTACCTGTTCAGTAG
- a CDS encoding carboxypeptidase-like regulatory domain-containing protein: MRPHLQATAFIATACIVLVLSTLGCGGSLDADYSSIGLVPVSGTVTLDGEPIEGAVVFFEADDRTFSYGTTDESGHYELKFNSKTAGVTQGPKTVRISTVASTGERGEEDEEESESESSAPKAKRTERFPVTYNEKSELKVSVSDSQTTFNFDLRGDGTTKSAS; this comes from the coding sequence ATGCGTCCTCATTTACAAGCCACCGCGTTCATCGCTACCGCGTGTATCGTGCTTGTGCTTTCCACTCTCGGTTGCGGCGGATCGCTGGATGCCGACTACTCCAGCATCGGACTGGTTCCTGTCTCGGGAACGGTGACGCTCGATGGCGAACCGATCGAAGGCGCCGTCGTCTTTTTTGAAGCGGACGATCGCACGTTTTCTTATGGCACGACTGATGAATCAGGCCATTACGAATTGAAATTCAACAGCAAAACCGCTGGCGTCACGCAAGGTCCCAAGACGGTGCGAATCAGCACGGTCGCCAGCACGGGTGAACGAGGCGAAGAAGACGAGGAAGAGTCCGAGTCCGAATCAAGTGCCCCGAAAGCAAAGCGAACCGAGCGTTTTCCCGTGACTTACAACGAAAAATCCGAATTGAAGGTCAGCGTCTCTGATTCGCAGACGACATTCAATTTTGATCTCCGCGGCGACGGAACGACCAAGTCCGCCTCGTAA
- a CDS encoding DUF1559 domain-containing protein, which translates to MQWNPTSAKLPGRQLRGAFTLVELLVVIAIIGVLVGLLLPAVQAAREAARRMSCSNNLKQIGLGLHTYHDTFRVFPYGWDNRGMTWSGHILPQIEQANLYQTLIFQESGPGNWDADGSPNEIAVSTVIPTYRCPSMALKEHFNYNGIPERVPGSYRGSAGTESSSDDTSTAVAGTKGLENLDQDGIFYACSKTKFRDIIDGTSNTIMIGESYTDPEFVKDGQGMDYWYIGSPQADPCRCDGGTGGTEFSEVVGTTIAQINAIRQAPTTSGYLMELSFGSYHIGGAHFTMSDGSVRFITDSLDMETYKAIGSRDGHEIVTEY; encoded by the coding sequence ATGCAGTGGAATCCTACTTCCGCGAAACTTCCCGGCCGCCAATTGCGTGGCGCGTTCACGCTGGTTGAACTGTTGGTTGTCATTGCGATCATCGGCGTATTAGTCGGATTGCTATTGCCCGCAGTGCAAGCTGCTCGCGAGGCGGCGCGGCGGATGTCTTGTAGCAACAACTTGAAACAAATTGGTTTAGGGCTGCACACTTATCACGATACCTTTCGCGTTTTTCCCTACGGCTGGGATAACCGCGGAATGACCTGGAGCGGTCATATCTTGCCACAAATCGAGCAAGCCAATCTGTACCAAACGCTGATCTTTCAAGAGAGCGGACCTGGGAACTGGGACGCGGATGGTTCGCCTAACGAGATCGCCGTCAGCACGGTGATCCCGACCTATCGATGTCCCAGCATGGCGCTGAAGGAACATTTTAATTACAACGGAATCCCCGAGCGTGTTCCCGGCAGCTATCGCGGTAGCGCGGGGACCGAATCGAGTTCCGACGATACAAGCACCGCCGTGGCTGGAACCAAGGGCCTCGAAAATCTTGACCAAGACGGCATTTTCTATGCCTGTAGTAAAACCAAGTTTCGCGACATCATCGACGGAACCTCCAACACGATCATGATCGGCGAATCCTATACCGACCCGGAATTTGTCAAAGACGGCCAAGGGATGGATTACTGGTATATCGGTTCACCGCAAGCCGATCCATGTCGCTGTGATGGCGGCACCGGCGGTACGGAATTCTCGGAAGTCGTCGGCACCACGATCGCCCAAATCAATGCGATTCGCCAAGCACCGACCACCAGCGGCTATCTGATGGAGCTTTCCTTTGGCAGTTACCACATTGGCGGAGCTCATTTTACGATGAGCGACGGTTCGGTTCGTTTCATCACCGATTCGCTCGACATGGAAACGTACAAGGCCATCGGGTCGCGAGATGGTCACGAAATCGTCACCGAGTACTAA